One window of candidate division KSB1 bacterium genomic DNA carries:
- a CDS encoding STAS domain-containing protein: MEGIQIKVENNYNISIIKVGGYIDTTTSSELEHHLNELIKNGSYNIIIDLSNVDYVSSAGWGIFISEIKGIREHGGDLKLVGMIPEVYEVFELLEFHNILKAFDTIKEAVADFQRAGVTPITASERISQPTSTTQTSRSAGTTVSSPASHQHEMTLEEKIKKIIKEMPFAGTIAIAKQLNTPAYGNTKIGWFTLKKILKQLKLDTKEKRMEFARRA; the protein is encoded by the coding sequence ATGGAAGGCATCCAAATAAAAGTCGAAAATAACTATAATATTTCCATCATCAAGGTCGGGGGTTACATCGATACCACAACGTCCTCCGAGTTGGAGCATCATCTTAATGAGCTCATCAAAAACGGCTCTTACAACATCATCATCGACCTGAGCAATGTGGATTATGTGAGCAGCGCCGGATGGGGGATTTTTATCAGCGAAATCAAAGGCATCCGAGAGCACGGCGGTGATTTAAAATTGGTGGGTATGATTCCGGAAGTTTATGAAGTATTCGAGTTGCTGGAATTTCATAACATTCTCAAGGCCTTTGATACCATAAAAGAAGCCGTCGCCGATTTTCAGCGTGCAGGTGTGACGCCGATTACTGCTTCGGAACGGATTTCGCAACCGACGAGCACGACTCAGACAAGCCGCTCTGCCGGGACTACGGTTTCTTCTCCGGCATCGCATCAACATGAAATGACTCTGGAAGAAAAAATCAAAAAGATTATCAAGGAGATGCCCTTTGCCGGTACGATTGCCATTGCCAAGCAACTGAATACTCCGGCTTACGGGAACACCAAAATCGGTTGGTTTACCCTCAAAAAAATTTTGAAGCAGCTGAAACTTGATACAAAAGAGAAGCGAATGGAATTTGCCCGCCGAGCTTGA
- a CDS encoding SpoIIE family protein phosphatase → MFKKVAREELKVPASIEYLADLRDFVMRIGKKYGVPDRVVNAFKLSIDEAATNIIKHAYRDWSGNITLRAIAKKNTLTMVLIDQGKYFDPRQVSEPDLQRYVEIGKKGGLGIFIMRRLLDEIDYRKTEEGNELWMVKHLTEARKKRKIAIPAIPLTLKMRYWIYSLAVFTFVLLVVTVVKYFQGKHRIFEDYITQGRSACSFLAGQIGSNWSQVDPEIIRELMTTGSYDIEIRAGADEAIRTLINTEHKKTIKRVFLTDKRSVVLACSDSQFTVWEEKFDLPPQIEPIRRYDDSRVYLINDKQGAPVLDIVWPIQNEDGMHLADAHLFIDYTRINRHIAQYTVSLASQTLILWAIASAGLFLLIYIVMNPFKRLQEWVKRLGEPGAAEEMDIDTSSEIGAIAQAFSDITIQLKKSQAHLVEQERLQQEMHIAKQIQQTLLPSEFPELEGYEIAAYYAAAKEVGGDFYDFVEVDKDTVGVAVADVSGKGVPGAFVMTMIRTALRSEARGIKDAAEVLAKVNDFVVNDMKKGMFVTLLYVIIDSKRRRINFASAGHNPLILHRPSKNKTYYLNPRGFPIGIALPDKDLFRRSIESDTISLAEDDIILVYTDGVTEAMNPKRRLFGEERFLNVIRECGGKTAQEFIETLKKELKSFTEGNEQNDDITVVAIKEKLSADQVEFRRAARVYDMVKKGVGIKEACKEAGISVYAYYQKYKEKFEKEGIENFVFEELEDQVEAKHLSIEEKNKIYDIIRRNPDFGAKRIAEELNTERYGFTQIPASRIYEELVRMRLNTKELRAAFVQRGGKRRRIKPPGTPLLTVDGRVILNRDQFEEEEELEPIAEKEPPKREVATAAEIIPAESLRFGEEEVPAKSIFDMDKSVLLTAPLEDVLDKRAVSSGSEEAVEKAEIAPSTKDIESKEPKQPLPQAVEAEEEIPFETPLQGSGSGSSKESTEEELFFGGESDLEMLAFEFVDQSEVSAVSSFEELTKEEEYSVATSEELSRRPNSEDEEFDWPTLEEYKAEHEHEKEAEAATQESLTSEESGASPPAENVASDQEAADDLFMLWAMEAEKKPTADLHDDRTYFWDEAGEEAGSFEEIFIDETEKAIFDLEQKFEFVESSEHDSITVVQQKKDDFGDEVDEGMMGVEEVIQLTGIPDDSSSSQSLLSVDATEEPLISQKDEEFDRLLEDAAFVTGTAKKLEPKEPEKQKKTTLEIAYQAALAAYKEKRYVEAVQILGTLPLRFPNDRKLQMLYGNASYRCGRFVDAVNAFQCILITNPDDEQACENIAASYANLGDLKRAIFYWEKLLLLTPKRQDIRIRLVKAKEIEASVSS, encoded by the coding sequence TTGTTTAAAAAGGTTGCCAGAGAAGAGCTCAAAGTCCCGGCCAGTATAGAGTACTTGGCCGATCTGCGCGATTTTGTAATGCGCATCGGCAAAAAGTACGGGGTGCCAGATCGGGTGGTCAACGCCTTCAAGCTCTCGATCGACGAGGCGGCGACCAACATCATTAAGCACGCCTATCGGGATTGGAGCGGCAACATCACTCTGCGCGCCATTGCCAAAAAGAACACCCTGACGATGGTGCTCATTGATCAGGGAAAATATTTCGATCCCCGTCAAGTCAGTGAACCGGATCTGCAGCGGTATGTCGAAATCGGAAAAAAAGGCGGATTGGGCATTTTCATCATGCGCCGTCTGCTGGACGAGATCGATTACCGCAAAACGGAAGAGGGCAATGAGCTGTGGATGGTCAAACATTTGACCGAAGCGCGCAAAAAGCGCAAAATCGCCATCCCGGCCATTCCGCTTACCCTTAAAATGCGTTACTGGATATACTCACTTGCCGTTTTTACTTTTGTTTTATTGGTGGTCACGGTCGTCAAATACTTTCAAGGTAAACATCGCATTTTTGAAGATTACATTACTCAGGGCAGAAGTGCCTGCTCGTTTTTAGCCGGCCAAATCGGCAGCAATTGGTCGCAGGTTGATCCAGAGATCATCCGTGAATTAATGACGACGGGCAGCTATGATATCGAAATCCGCGCCGGCGCCGACGAGGCCATCCGAACTCTGATCAACACGGAGCATAAAAAGACGATCAAGCGGGTGTTCCTGACCGATAAACGTTCCGTAGTGTTGGCCTGCTCGGATTCGCAATTTACCGTGTGGGAGGAAAAATTCGATTTACCACCGCAAATTGAGCCGATTCGCCGGTACGACGATTCACGAGTTTATCTCATCAACGATAAACAAGGGGCGCCCGTATTGGATATTGTTTGGCCTATTCAGAATGAAGACGGCATGCACCTCGCTGATGCCCACTTGTTCATCGATTATACCCGCATTAACCGGCATATCGCACAATATACGGTGTCGCTGGCCTCTCAGACGCTTATACTTTGGGCCATTGCTTCCGCCGGTCTTTTTTTGCTGATTTACATCGTCATGAATCCCTTCAAACGGCTGCAGGAGTGGGTAAAGCGGCTGGGCGAACCCGGCGCAGCGGAAGAAATGGACATTGATACTTCCTCGGAAATCGGCGCCATCGCGCAGGCCTTCAGCGACATTACCATCCAGCTGAAAAAATCTCAGGCTCACTTGGTGGAGCAGGAGCGACTGCAGCAGGAAATGCACATCGCCAAGCAGATTCAGCAAACGCTGCTGCCCAGCGAATTCCCCGAGTTGGAGGGGTACGAGATTGCTGCCTATTATGCGGCCGCCAAAGAAGTCGGTGGTGATTTCTACGATTTCGTCGAAGTGGATAAGGATACGGTCGGCGTAGCGGTGGCCGACGTTTCCGGCAAGGGAGTACCCGGCGCTTTTGTTATGACCATGATCCGCACAGCGCTCCGCTCCGAAGCGCGCGGCATCAAAGACGCCGCTGAAGTGCTGGCAAAAGTCAACGACTTTGTCGTTAATGACATGAAGAAAGGCATGTTTGTTACCCTGCTTTATGTCATTATCGATTCAAAGCGGCGGCGGATCAATTTTGCCAGCGCCGGTCATAACCCGCTCATTCTGCATCGGCCCAGCAAGAACAAGACCTACTACCTCAATCCCCGCGGCTTTCCTATCGGCATTGCTCTTCCCGATAAGGATTTGTTCCGACGTTCCATTGAATCGGACACCATTTCTCTTGCTGAAGATGACATTATTTTGGTCTACACCGACGGCGTTACCGAAGCCATGAATCCGAAACGGCGCCTTTTCGGCGAGGAACGTTTTCTCAACGTCATTCGAGAATGCGGCGGAAAAACAGCTCAGGAGTTTATCGAAACTTTGAAAAAGGAATTGAAAAGCTTTACCGAAGGTAATGAACAAAATGATGATATTACGGTAGTCGCCATTAAGGAAAAGCTGTCGGCCGATCAGGTGGAATTTCGCCGTGCCGCGCGAGTCTATGATATGGTCAAGAAAGGAGTCGGAATTAAAGAAGCCTGCAAAGAGGCAGGAATTTCTGTTTATGCCTATTATCAAAAGTACAAGGAAAAATTTGAAAAGGAAGGTATTGAAAATTTTGTCTTTGAGGAGTTGGAAGATCAGGTTGAGGCCAAGCATCTCAGCATCGAAGAAAAAAACAAGATTTATGACATCATTCGGCGTAATCCTGACTTTGGCGCCAAACGGATTGCGGAGGAGCTGAACACGGAACGTTACGGCTTTACGCAGATTCCGGCTTCTCGAATTTATGAAGAATTGGTGAGAATGCGGCTCAACACCAAAGAGCTTCGAGCGGCTTTTGTTCAACGCGGCGGAAAACGGCGGCGCATTAAACCTCCGGGCACCCCGCTTCTCACTGTGGACGGCCGCGTCATCCTCAATCGCGATCAGTTCGAAGAGGAGGAAGAGCTTGAGCCGATCGCTGAAAAAGAGCCTCCGAAAAGAGAAGTTGCAACGGCCGCTGAAATAATTCCGGCCGAATCTCTCCGCTTCGGTGAGGAAGAGGTCCCGGCCAAATCCATATTCGATATGGATAAATCGGTTCTTCTCACAGCGCCGCTCGAAGACGTTCTGGATAAACGGGCGGTAAGCTCGGGATCCGAAGAAGCGGTGGAAAAGGCGGAGATTGCCCCTTCTACGAAGGATATCGAGTCAAAAGAACCAAAGCAGCCCTTGCCGCAAGCTGTTGAAGCAGAGGAAGAGATTCCTTTCGAGACACCATTACAAGGTTCAGGGTCGGGCTCTTCCAAAGAGAGCACCGAAGAGGAGCTCTTTTTCGGGGGGGAAAGTGATCTGGAAATGCTTGCTTTCGAATTCGTAGATCAATCAGAAGTCTCTGCGGTCAGTTCTTTTGAGGAATTGACCAAGGAAGAAGAATACTCCGTCGCAACATCAGAAGAACTGTCCAGGAGGCCCAACTCTGAGGACGAGGAATTCGATTGGCCGACTCTCGAAGAATATAAAGCTGAACACGAGCATGAGAAAGAGGCGGAGGCGGCCACGCAGGAGAGCTTGACGAGTGAGGAGAGCGGAGCGAGTCCGCCTGCCGAAAACGTCGCTTCAGATCAAGAGGCTGCCGACGACTTGTTCATGCTTTGGGCAATGGAAGCCGAAAAAAAGCCGACGGCGGATTTACATGATGACCGCACCTATTTTTGGGACGAAGCCGGCGAAGAAGCCGGATCCTTCGAAGAGATTTTTATAGATGAAACAGAAAAGGCAATTTTCGATCTCGAACAAAAGTTTGAGTTTGTCGAATCTTCCGAGCACGATTCCATAACAGTTGTGCAGCAAAAAAAAGATGATTTCGGGGATGAGGTTGATGAGGGAATGATGGGGGTCGAAGAGGTCATTCAGTTAACCGGCATTCCCGACGATTCATCTTCTTCACAGAGTCTTTTGAGTGTTGATGCAACGGAAGAGCCCCTCATTTCGCAAAAAGATGAAGAATTTGATCGATTGTTGGAAGACGCGGCGTTTGTTACCGGCACTGCAAAAAAACTGGAACCGAAAGAACCGGAAAAGCAAAAGAAAACTACCCTCGAAATCGCCTATCAGGCAGCTTTAGCTGCTTATAAAGAGAAACGATATGTGGAAGCGGTGCAGATTTTAGGTACATTGCCGCTGCGGTTTCCTAATGATCGCAAACTACAAATGCTTTACGGAAATGCATCTTATCGTTGCGGTCGATTTGTTGATGCCGTCAATGCTTTCCAATGTATTTTGATAACCAATCCCGATGATGAACAGGCTTGTGAAAACATCGCCGCCTCTTACGCTAATTTAGGGGACCTTAAACGAGCCATTTTTTATTGGGAAAAGCTGCTTCTCCTCACTCCAAAGCGACAGGATATTCGAATTCGATTGGTTAAGGCAAAGGAGATTGAGGCAAGCGTTTCCTCCTAA
- a CDS encoding PorV/PorQ family protein gives MKTQTRIFAKTRSVAVLIAAAGLLLTASSVRSQSGGADNSWGGVTDIFEYQVGARAMAMGGAYVSVAEDPFTLYWNPGALERVPSLSIGAYHTNLPLGTQYDYLAFVFPTLDYGTFSAGLLRLATSGVKIVDDNASILGERDYSRTLYLIGYGKSLWPWLSVGGSLKIETVNMPGYVVAGSIGGRNTESAVGADLGVSVVSPLETPVLGNWRVGINYQNAVKRTVQLADIRESTPSTFRFGFSRPFFFSNGRNHFLIAYEVDGSSAKNVPNYVHFGAEVGYHNTLMLRLGWNKRGNSSDGYGLTYGFGISQMGFQLDYSYWNGVDSFFGSSHRISISANIGRTRQQKLNDRQIAELRRIQEEAQRKYEQDRRNALYSGVTEAREYYQKGDFFRAYSSINKVLSLDPNGEDPDFDEARKLAERINLALDQQRRKDIESQIIRSQEEAQAKERQREVQEHYDKALAFFESEQFLQAIEECDLALAIDPNNETVKKLRNMADADLRRRIYDLIESAARSEKAGRTFEALQLFNQALPLARGNAEVETFVKGKIRTLEARLSYEDLLRRAVDYENRNQWKEAAEVYAQALKSQPNNADLQRRYREANARANATQMEMTPEVKELYTQGYRALRDKNYDEAISYYEKALEIQPLNKTILRALDHARAQKRRAAGGQNSGQ, from the coding sequence ATGAAAACGCAAACAAGAATTTTTGCAAAAACCCGATCTGTAGCGGTGTTAATCGCCGCAGCGGGCCTACTGCTGACGGCTTCTTCCGTGCGCAGCCAATCCGGCGGTGCGGACAACTCTTGGGGCGGTGTAACGGATATTTTCGAATATCAGGTCGGTGCCCGCGCCATGGCCATGGGAGGCGCCTATGTCAGCGTCGCTGAAGACCCCTTTACGCTTTATTGGAATCCGGGCGCTTTAGAGCGGGTGCCGAGTCTCAGCATCGGCGCTTATCACACCAATCTGCCGCTGGGCACACAATACGATTATCTGGCATTCGTTTTTCCGACGCTGGATTACGGTACTTTTTCCGCCGGTCTCCTGCGACTGGCTACGTCCGGCGTAAAGATTGTCGACGACAACGCTTCGATTTTAGGCGAACGAGACTACAGTCGAACGCTCTATTTGATCGGTTATGGCAAGAGCTTATGGCCATGGCTTTCGGTCGGCGGCTCTTTAAAGATCGAAACCGTCAACATGCCGGGATATGTAGTCGCAGGTTCGATCGGAGGTCGCAACACCGAATCAGCCGTCGGTGCCGACCTCGGGGTCTCGGTCGTCTCTCCGCTCGAAACGCCCGTGCTGGGCAACTGGCGAGTCGGCATAAACTACCAGAATGCCGTCAAACGAACCGTGCAGCTTGCGGACATTCGAGAAAGCACGCCCAGCACATTTCGATTCGGATTTTCGCGGCCGTTTTTCTTTTCGAATGGACGCAATCACTTTTTGATTGCTTATGAGGTCGATGGAAGCAGCGCCAAAAATGTTCCCAATTATGTTCATTTCGGCGCCGAGGTCGGTTATCACAACACGTTGATGCTTCGCTTGGGTTGGAACAAGCGCGGCAATTCGAGCGACGGCTACGGTTTGACTTACGGGTTCGGCATCTCGCAGATGGGGTTTCAACTCGATTACTCTTACTGGAACGGCGTGGATTCTTTTTTTGGCAGCAGCCACCGCATTTCCATCAGCGCCAATATCGGTCGAACACGCCAACAAAAGCTGAACGACCGTCAAATTGCCGAACTGCGCCGCATTCAGGAAGAAGCGCAGCGCAAATATGAGCAGGATCGACGCAATGCTCTTTACAGCGGCGTAACCGAGGCGCGTGAATACTATCAAAAAGGCGATTTCTTCCGCGCCTACAGCTCGATTAATAAAGTGTTGTCATTGGATCCAAACGGCGAGGATCCGGATTTCGACGAGGCACGTAAATTGGCCGAGAGAATTAATCTCGCCTTGGATCAACAGCGGCGCAAGGATATCGAATCGCAAATCATCCGCAGCCAGGAGGAAGCGCAGGCTAAAGAACGTCAGCGTGAGGTTCAGGAGCATTACGACAAGGCGCTGGCATTTTTCGAATCCGAGCAGTTTCTTCAGGCCATAGAGGAATGCGATTTGGCGCTTGCCATCGATCCGAATAACGAAACAGTTAAAAAGTTGCGCAACATGGCCGATGCGGATTTACGGCGGCGCATTTACGACCTGATCGAATCGGCCGCCCGGAGCGAAAAAGCCGGGCGAACCTTTGAGGCTCTGCAGCTTTTCAATCAGGCATTGCCGTTGGCGCGCGGCAATGCGGAGGTAGAGACCTTCGTCAAAGGCAAGATTCGCACTTTGGAAGCCCGGTTAAGTTATGAGGACTTGTTGCGGCGTGCCGTCGACTATGAGAACCGCAACCAGTGGAAGGAAGCCGCCGAAGTTTACGCGCAGGCGCTCAAGTCGCAGCCCAACAATGCTGATCTCCAGCGGCGCTACCGCGAAGCCAACGCTCGTGCCAACGCGACACAGATGGAAATGACCCCCGAAGTTAAGGAACTTTATACCCAAGGCTATCGGGCGCTGCGCGACAAGAACTATGATGAAGCCATCAGCTATTATGAAAAGGCTTTGGAGATTCAGCCGCTGAATAAAACGATTCTGCGGGCTCTCGATCACGCCAGAGCTCAGAAACGTCGTGCGGCGGGCGGCCAGAACTCCGGCCAATAA